The following are encoded together in the Populus trichocarpa isolate Nisqually-1 chromosome 5, P.trichocarpa_v4.1, whole genome shotgun sequence genome:
- the LOC7492135 gene encoding uncharacterized protein LOC7492135, which produces MASLSPINSAHHPVRSISLPSRSHPNSLKVEAQLTKLRTWESSTNPLRAETIQMSLTKLAELFNCIQDLIHSPLTQQAFHHQHLSHVEGAIEGSVGLLDVCSTVRDLFLTMKEHVQDMQSLLRRRGARDLSIESNVLAYVSFRKKTTKEITRSIRTLKRTASNVNGSYHSSTEVDNQQYSYVIEVINEARAIAISIFRSLVLFLSMPEVKKNTGGWSLISKLIRSGLLASDKGQKIFNEVGNVDIALCSIQGQMRKNDAKIDVQEVQRRLETLDVCINGFNAKLDCIFRCLIQNRVSLLNLVTP; this is translated from the coding sequence ATGGCAAGCTTATCTCCAATTAATTCTGCGCACCACCCTGTTAGGTCCATTAGCTTGCCTTCTAGGTCACATCCGAATTCTCTCAAAGTCGAAGCTCAGCTAACAAAGCTAAGAACTTGGGAATCATCTACGAATCCTTTAAGAGCTGAAACTATTCAAATGAGTTTGACTAAGCTAGCAGAGTTGTTTAATTGCATTCAAGACCTCATTCACTCACCACTCACCCAGCAAGCTTTTCATCATCAACATTTAAGTCATGTGGAAGGAGCAATTGAGGGTTCGGTTGGCTTGTTAGACGTGTGTAGCACGGTAAGGGATTTGTTCTTGACAATGAAAGAACATGTCCAGGACATGCAGTCCCTGCTACGAAGGCGCGGAGCTAGAGATTTAAGCATCGAAAGCAACGTTCTTGCTTACGTTAGCTTCAGAAAGAAGACAACGAAGGAAATCACCAGGTCCATTAGAACATTGAAAAGAACCGCAAGCAATGTTAATGGATCCTACCATTCCAGCACGGAGGTAGATAACCAGCAGTACTCATATGTGATCGAGGTTATAAATGAAGCAAGGGCTATCGCTATTTCAATCTTCCGATCTCTAGTTCTTTTCCTATCCATGCCGGAAGTGAAGAAGAACACCGGCGGATGGTCGTTGATATCGAAACTGATACGTTCAGGGTTGCTAGCTTCTGATAAAGGTCAGAAGATTTTCAATGAAGTAGGGAATGTTGACATTGCTCTATGTTCCATTCAAGGACAAATGCGGAAAAATGATGCCAAGATCGACGTGCAAGAAGTGCAAAGGAGATTAGAGACACTTGATGTGTGCATCAATGGTTTTAATGCAAAATTAGATTGCATTTTTAGATGTTTAATACAAAATAGAGTGTCCCTTCTCAATCTCGTTACTCCttga